The following are encoded together in the Pseudomonas maumuensis genome:
- a CDS encoding SphA family protein: MTPTRRPWLPPAAACMLSASLALPAHATENGVDNIGPGTDGFFVLPLNVDQLPEHMFAFNLYYNHYQARKLDISSLGGKVPQVKITSDAIIPRLDYLSPLRVFGGRLGGYVAQPYMRQQVAMFGQRSRHESQGDVTVAPIILWDLGPRLTLGAALEITLPTGDYEATRLANTSNNFYTYKPLLSATWLPSERSELSVKATYSFNEENHDTDYRSGQLFHFDYSASYRVTDNLRLGVNGYYVKQTTDDKQFGRTVSFMGEDVDDGVRGQVFAIGPALHYTFLEYASIEARWAKEFAVQNRPEGEMLWVKLSLPFSL, translated from the coding sequence ATGACCCCGACCCGCCGCCCCTGGCTGCCCCCGGCAGCCGCCTGCATGCTCAGCGCCAGCCTCGCACTCCCAGCCCACGCCACCGAGAACGGTGTCGACAACATCGGCCCCGGCACCGACGGTTTCTTCGTCCTGCCGCTGAACGTCGACCAACTGCCGGAGCACATGTTCGCCTTCAACCTGTACTACAACCACTACCAGGCGCGGAAGCTGGATATCAGCTCGCTCGGTGGCAAGGTGCCGCAGGTGAAGATCACCTCCGACGCGATCATCCCGCGGCTGGACTATCTCAGCCCGCTGCGCGTGTTCGGCGGTCGCCTCGGCGGCTACGTGGCACAGCCCTACATGCGCCAGCAAGTGGCGATGTTCGGCCAGCGCAGCCGCCACGAAAGCCAGGGCGACGTTACGGTCGCACCAATCATCCTCTGGGACCTCGGCCCACGCCTGACCCTGGGCGCGGCGCTGGAGATCACCCTGCCCACCGGCGACTACGAGGCCACGCGCCTGGCCAACACCAGCAACAACTTCTACACCTACAAGCCTCTGTTGTCGGCGACCTGGCTGCCCAGCGAACGCAGCGAGCTGTCGGTCAAGGCTACCTACAGCTTCAATGAAGAGAATCACGACACCGACTACCGCTCGGGTCAGCTGTTCCATTTCGACTATTCAGCCAGCTACCGGGTGACCGACAACCTGCGCCTGGGGGTCAATGGCTACTACGTGAAGCAGACCACCGACGACAAGCAGTTCGGTCGAACCGTGAGTTTCATGGGCGAGGATGTCGATGACGGTGTGCGTGGCCAGGTGTTCGCCATCGGCCCGGCGCTGCATTACACCTTCCTCGAGTACGCCAGCATCGAGGCGCGCTGGGCCAAGGAGTTCGCGGTGCAGAACAGGCCGGAGGGCGAGATGCTGTGGGTCAAGCTGAGCTTGCCGTTCAGTTTGTGA
- a CDS encoding DSD1 family PLP-dependent enzyme, translating into MNRRRFLVGAAGAGVLLAAAGAWLRPGAQGAPHSDYFARLQRELREHGPMRPVMLIDLDRLDHNIDVVTQSVRRAGKHLRLVEKSLPSPQLLDYIARRAGTGRLMSFHQPFLNLDAVRFAEADILLGKPLPVRSAQLFYEAHRGAFDPARQLQWLLDTPERLQQYLALAQGLGTRLRINIELDVGLHRGGVKDVAELERMLAIIAANPQHLTFAGFMGYDPFVGMGVPGILGSPEALFAKVMGAYDGFVEHARSRYPGLWRTDLTLNTAGSPSYRMHEHERTSSEVSVGSALLKPSHYDLPSLQDHMPAAYIATPVIKRTGAVQIPALDGKSALFAWWDPNQRETFFIYGGNWLAEPESPRGLRFNGLYGRSSNQEMLNGSAAVGLQVDDQVFLRPTQSEAILLQFGDLLAVREGRIVERWPVYA; encoded by the coding sequence ATGAACAGACGCAGATTCCTGGTTGGCGCCGCCGGTGCCGGCGTGCTGCTGGCCGCCGCCGGCGCCTGGCTGCGCCCCGGCGCACAAGGCGCGCCGCACAGCGACTATTTCGCCAGGCTGCAGCGCGAACTGCGCGAGCACGGGCCGATGCGCCCGGTGATGCTGATCGACCTCGACCGCCTGGACCACAACATCGACGTGGTGACCCAGTCGGTGCGTCGCGCCGGCAAGCACCTGCGCCTGGTGGAAAAGTCGCTGCCTTCGCCGCAGTTGCTCGACTACATCGCCCGGCGCGCCGGCACCGGCCGCTTGATGTCCTTCCACCAGCCGTTCCTCAACCTTGACGCCGTGCGCTTTGCCGAGGCCGATATCCTGCTCGGCAAACCGTTGCCGGTGCGTTCGGCGCAGCTGTTCTACGAAGCGCACCGCGGCGCTTTCGATCCGGCCAGGCAGTTGCAATGGCTGCTCGACACCCCCGAGCGCCTGCAACAGTACCTGGCGTTGGCCCAGGGGCTGGGCACACGTCTGCGGATCAATATCGAGCTGGATGTCGGCCTGCACCGTGGCGGGGTAAAGGATGTGGCGGAGCTGGAGCGGATGCTCGCCATCATCGCCGCCAACCCCCAGCACCTGACCTTCGCCGGCTTCATGGGCTACGACCCCTTTGTCGGCATGGGTGTGCCGGGCATCCTGGGTTCACCCGAGGCGCTGTTCGCCAAGGTCATGGGGGCGTACGACGGTTTCGTCGAGCATGCCCGTAGCCGTTATCCCGGGCTGTGGCGCACGGACCTGACGCTCAACACTGCCGGCAGCCCGAGCTATCGCATGCACGAACACGAGCGCACCAGCAGCGAGGTGTCGGTGGGCTCGGCATTGCTCAAGCCCAGCCACTATGACCTGCCGTCGCTGCAGGACCACATGCCTGCGGCCTACATCGCCACGCCGGTGATCAAGCGCACGGGGGCTGTGCAGATCCCGGCGCTGGACGGCAAGTCGGCGTTGTTTGCCTGGTGGGATCCCAATCAGCGCGAAACCTTCTTCATTTATGGCGGCAACTGGCTGGCCGAGCCGGAGTCGCCCCGGGGCCTGCGTTTCAACGGCCTGTACGGGCGCAGCTCCAACCAGGAAATGCTCAATGGCTCGGCCGCGGTCGGGTTGCAGGTCGACGACCAGGTGTTCCTGCGACCTACCCAGTCCGAGGCGATACTGCTGCAGTTCGGCGACCTGCTGGCGGTGCGCGAGGGGCGGATCGTAGAGAGATGGCCGGTGTATGCGTGA
- a CDS encoding D-arabinono-1,4-lactone oxidase, producing the protein MSGNPALAQLLRAPRLIPWRNWSGAQSCLPEARLAPQSLDELVQVIGQATGKVRPVGSAHSFSALVPTDGTLVSLGHFSGLLDHDPATLQAEFAAGTPMASMGAALKAVGQALPNMADIDYQTLAGAIATSTHGTGVGFGSYSSRVSGLQLVTASGEVLDCDSRRHPEVFAAARVSLGALGVATRIRLQNREAFRLRERQWIARTDELLEEVEKNTRENQHWEMLVITHSDYALSIALNETEDAPTAARDPASEGGNEFVSLIEKLDKYGSDFPAARRALLNSLRHVASFDERVDDSYAIFANVRNVRFNEMEYSVPAEQGPACLREILALIRERDLRTWFPIEYRYVKADDIPLSMFEGRDSCSISVHQHYSMDHHNFFAAIEPIFWKYAGRPHWGKLHTLNARTLQPLYPRWKDFTEVRQALDPTGKFLNAHLASILGVAH; encoded by the coding sequence CTGTCCGGCAACCCGGCGCTGGCGCAGCTGTTGCGCGCGCCACGGCTGATTCCCTGGCGCAACTGGTCCGGCGCGCAGAGCTGCCTGCCCGAAGCGCGGCTGGCGCCGCAGAGCCTGGACGAGTTGGTCCAGGTCATCGGCCAGGCCACCGGCAAAGTACGCCCGGTCGGCTCGGCGCATTCCTTCAGCGCCCTGGTGCCAACCGATGGCACCCTGGTGTCGCTCGGTCACTTCAGCGGCCTGCTCGATCACGACCCGGCCACGCTGCAGGCCGAGTTCGCCGCCGGCACGCCGATGGCGTCGATGGGCGCGGCGCTCAAGGCGGTGGGCCAGGCGCTGCCGAACATGGCCGACATCGATTACCAGACCCTGGCTGGCGCGATCGCCACCTCGACCCATGGCACCGGCGTCGGCTTCGGTTCGTATTCTTCACGGGTCAGCGGCCTGCAACTGGTCACGGCCAGCGGTGAAGTGCTCGACTGCGACAGCCGCAGGCACCCTGAAGTGTTCGCCGCGGCGCGGGTGTCGCTCGGCGCATTGGGCGTGGCCACGCGCATCCGCCTGCAGAACCGCGAGGCCTTCCGCCTGCGCGAGCGGCAGTGGATCGCCCGTACCGACGAATTGCTCGAGGAAGTGGAAAAGAACACCCGCGAAAACCAGCACTGGGAAATGCTGGTGATCACCCACTCCGACTACGCGTTGTCCATCGCCCTCAACGAAACCGAGGATGCACCGACCGCCGCCCGGGACCCGGCGAGTGAAGGCGGCAATGAGTTCGTCAGCCTGATCGAGAAGCTCGACAAGTACGGCAGTGACTTTCCCGCCGCGCGGCGGGCGTTGCTCAACAGCCTGCGGCATGTCGCCAGCTTCGACGAGCGGGTCGATGACTCGTACGCGATCTTCGCCAATGTGCGCAACGTGCGCTTCAACGAGATGGAGTACTCGGTGCCCGCCGAGCAGGGGCCTGCCTGCCTGCGGGAGATCCTCGCGCTGATCCGCGAGCGCGACCTGCGCACCTGGTTCCCCATCGAGTACCGCTACGTCAAGGCCGACGATATCCCGCTGAGCATGTTCGAAGGGCGCGACAGCTGCTCGATCTCGGTGCATCAGCACTACAGCATGGACCACCACAACTTCTTCGCCGCCATCGAGCCGATCTTCTGGAAGTACGCCGGGCGCCCGCACTGGGGCAAGCTGCACACCCTCAATGCGCGCACCCTGCAACCGTTGTATCCGCGCTGGAAAGACTTTACCGAGGTACGCCAGGCGTTGGACCCGACCGGCAAGTTCCTCAATGCCCACCTGGCCTCGATCCTGGGCGTGGCCCACTAG
- a CDS encoding c-type cytochrome — translation MPLFPPLLRAAALTTLALLLGGCRDDSEPAATRAAPTDPALAALYASTCKTCHANPASGAPLAGDTAAWAPRLAQGTERLLDHSINGYQGMPPMGLCMQCSEAQFLALIGYMAGQPLH, via the coding sequence ATGCCGCTTTTTCCACCGCTGCTGCGCGCAGCCGCCCTGACCACCCTGGCCTTGCTGCTCGGCGGTTGCCGGGACGACAGCGAACCTGCTGCCACCCGGGCCGCCCCCACCGACCCGGCGTTGGCCGCGCTCTATGCCAGCACCTGCAAGACCTGCCACGCCAACCCGGCTTCCGGTGCCCCCCTGGCCGGCGACACGGCGGCCTGGGCGCCACGCCTTGCCCAGGGTACGGAGCGCCTGCTCGATCACAGCATCAACGGCTACCAGGGCATGCCGCCCATGGGCCTGTGCATGCAGTGCTCCGAGGCACAGTTCCTGGCCCTGATCGGCTACATGGCCGGCCAGCCCCTCCACTGA
- a CDS encoding hemagglutinin repeat-containing protein: MPKTPFTFNLSPQGKLRWAIASLLLATSLPQALAGGVVVAPGPGGTAQLQTQGGVPIVNIVAPNGAGLSHNQFLDYNVDRQGLVLNNALQAGHSQLAGELAANPQFQGQAASVILNEVVSRNASAINGAQEIFGRAADYVLANPNGISVNGASFINAPNASLVVGRPELDAGRLKALGTQDASGQLQVQGAGLRNDGGSVNLIAPRIDSQGRLDARDQLNLSVGRNQLDYASGQVKVLDGGAASGEQRIDASLFGAMQAGRINIVSTAQGAGVRVGPGQIEGRDGVRIDSAGDLNISGAAVADSLQATRAGVRSSQGDVQLRGAQDLTLAAADVAGRDVKLDAGRNLTLSTVQSRKLQEKRENWRSGALGIDWETYQRTQIDSDTREHGVQVVAQRDARANAGQDLAVNAGSIEAPGQLSLNSGGDLRLSAATERQVNSDQGKHTKGFWKADWDNRSETQRSVTSQLKGGDIELRAKASVLAEGAQLTSGQDIRIAGKQVQISNASRTDQRDSQNQQSKFFGVSHNEAKQNSRESTAVRSELVAGGSVGLNSAEGIEVVGSTVKATGALSADAAGDLKVASAQDTREHGSASSSRGFVASTKETAPGSGQYRAGVGYASDRHSATGSQVSQQGSSLSGSEVQLTAGGDLTVKGAAVKSTAGDTTLAGKQVSLLAEQDSRSESRDSSHTGGGVYLTAGLDRAGAGVDFAHATQQDAASSSTAKTTGIDSAGNLTIKADTLASEGAQANSAGTLSVSANQVDNRAARDTSSNSHQQSSWTADVGVNVEYKDIARPIAGVVKDVVDGKVSVKDALDGKLPLGDVKDVLAGKTSLTDALGKLGTPNLGVDLAVGHTSQQQGEQTGTAVVSQFNGQGVRLDVAGALKDQGTQYNANGGALNVKAGTLQADAASNTHSRSEQQVNADVSARVYTKTGEDLNVTANGSGGSKSFTEDSSTAVVGTFTGNQGLNIQVDGDARFEGSRLDGGQGAVAVNTGGKLALEQASNHERRDTGSLAGSASLTVGTLPVGDKVDLGAGLQLDHAGEHSTDSKAQVASISGSGPVRLGSGGDQTLQGTRIDVAGPVELKAGGALDLQAASDTRTVSGSHLGGGLNLGGKAATGEQGRDLSGKLGGNFNVGQTNERSQTLSGGQLNSRANVDLAGQSVHLQGTQVAAAGVNVSAGEGGLALESAQSTQSRNNWGVELKAGGNLSRNTPADADQQATASHDFDLGGKVHVDHLQGTTQQNSRIAADTVALNSTGAAQLSGARVEGQHIGGKFDGGLSIQERQDTTTSVRLDLGAGLVGKPGEAKEGEAKPAFGYTPSFNAQGEFVRKAGVGEASGITAQRELGLQVKSVEQGGNMVGAEVKPLGYQVKATLDLPKLPEAGLPSVSLDDGKLKVGPVTVEGQLDGLTNKG, encoded by the coding sequence ATGCCCAAGACCCCCTTTACCTTCAATTTGTCCCCGCAAGGCAAACTGCGCTGGGCGATCGCCAGCCTGCTGCTGGCCACCAGCCTGCCCCAAGCGCTGGCCGGCGGCGTGGTGGTCGCCCCCGGGCCCGGGGGCACAGCGCAACTGCAGACCCAGGGCGGCGTGCCCATCGTCAATATCGTCGCCCCCAACGGCGCGGGCCTGTCGCATAACCAGTTCCTCGACTACAACGTCGACCGCCAGGGCCTGGTGCTGAACAACGCCCTGCAGGCCGGGCACTCGCAGCTGGCCGGCGAGCTGGCGGCCAACCCGCAGTTCCAGGGCCAGGCGGCGAGCGTGATCCTCAATGAAGTGGTCAGCCGCAACGCCTCGGCCATCAATGGCGCCCAGGAAATCTTCGGCCGTGCCGCCGACTACGTGCTGGCCAACCCCAACGGCATCTCGGTCAACGGCGCCAGCTTCATCAACGCGCCCAACGCCAGCCTGGTGGTGGGCCGGCCCGAGCTGGACGCCGGCAGGCTCAAGGCCCTGGGCACCCAGGATGCCAGCGGCCAGTTGCAGGTGCAGGGCGCCGGCCTGCGCAACGACGGCGGTTCGGTCAACCTGATCGCCCCGCGCATCGACAGCCAGGGCCGCCTGGATGCCCGCGACCAGCTCAACCTCAGCGTGGGCCGCAACCAGTTGGATTACGCCAGCGGCCAGGTCAAGGTGCTCGATGGCGGCGCGGCCAGCGGCGAGCAGCGTATCGACGCCAGCCTGTTCGGCGCGATGCAGGCCGGGCGCATCAATATCGTCAGCACCGCGCAGGGTGCCGGGGTGCGGGTCGGGCCGGGGCAGATCGAAGGCCGCGACGGCGTGCGCATCGACTCGGCGGGTGACCTGAACATCAGCGGCGCCGCCGTGGCCGACTCGCTGCAAGCGACCCGCGCGGGCGTGCGCAGCAGCCAGGGCGATGTGCAATTGCGGGGTGCCCAGGACCTGACCCTGGCCGCCGCCGACGTGGCCGGGCGCGACGTCAAGCTCGACGCCGGGCGCAACCTCACCCTGAGCACCGTGCAAAGCCGCAAGCTCCAGGAGAAACGCGAGAACTGGCGCAGCGGCGCACTGGGCATCGATTGGGAAACCTACCAGCGCACCCAGATCGACAGCGATACCCGCGAGCATGGGGTGCAGGTCGTGGCCCAGCGTGATGCTCGGGCGAATGCCGGGCAGGATCTCGCCGTCAATGCCGGCAGCATCGAGGCGCCCGGCCAACTGAGCCTGAACAGTGGTGGCGATCTGCGCCTGAGCGCTGCCACCGAACGCCAGGTCAACAGCGACCAGGGCAAGCACACCAAGGGCTTCTGGAAAGCCGACTGGGACAACCGCAGCGAAACCCAGCGCAGCGTCACCAGCCAGCTCAAGGGCGGCGATATCGAACTGCGGGCCAAGGCCTCGGTGCTGGCCGAAGGTGCCCAGCTGACCAGCGGCCAGGACATCCGCATCGCCGGCAAGCAGGTGCAGATCAGCAACGCCTCGCGCACCGACCAGCGCGACAGCCAGAACCAGCAGAGCAAGTTCTTCGGCGTCAGCCACAACGAAGCCAAGCAGAACAGCCGGGAAAGCACCGCCGTGCGCAGCGAGCTGGTGGCCGGTGGCAGTGTCGGCCTGAACAGCGCCGAGGGCATCGAGGTGGTCGGCTCCACGGTCAAGGCCACCGGCGCGTTGAGCGCCGACGCGGCGGGCGACCTGAAGGTCGCTTCGGCCCAGGACACCCGTGAGCACGGCAGCGCCAGCAGCAGCCGTGGTTTCGTGGCCTCGACCAAGGAAACCGCGCCGGGCTCGGGGCAGTATCGCGCCGGTGTCGGCTATGCGAGCGATCGCCACAGCGCCACTGGCAGCCAGGTCAGCCAGCAGGGTTCCAGCCTCAGCGGCAGCGAAGTTCAGCTGACGGCTGGCGGTGACCTGACCGTCAAGGGCGCAGCGGTGAAGTCCACCGCAGGCGACACCACCCTGGCCGGCAAGCAGGTGTCGTTGCTGGCTGAGCAGGACAGCCGCAGCGAGTCTCGCGACAGCAGCCACACCGGGGGTGGCGTCTACCTCACCGCCGGCCTCGACCGTGCCGGCGCCGGCGTCGACTTCGCCCATGCCACCCAGCAGGACGCCGCGAGCAGCAGCACTGCCAAGACCACCGGCATCGACAGCGCCGGCAACTTGACCATCAAGGCCGACACCCTGGCCAGCGAAGGCGCGCAGGCCAACAGCGCCGGCACCCTGAGCGTCAGCGCCAACCAGGTGGACAACCGCGCGGCTCGCGACACCAGCAGCAACAGCCACCAGCAAAGCAGCTGGACGGCGGATGTCGGCGTCAATGTCGAGTACAAGGACATCGCCCGGCCGATCGCCGGGGTGGTCAAGGATGTGGTGGACGGCAAGGTGTCGGTGAAGGACGCGCTCGACGGCAAGTTGCCGCTGGGCGATGTCAAGGACGTGCTTGCCGGCAAGACCTCGCTGACCGACGCCCTGGGCAAGCTCGGCACGCCGAACCTGGGCGTCGACCTGGCCGTGGGCCATACCAGCCAGCAGCAGGGCGAGCAGACCGGCACCGCGGTGGTGAGCCAGTTCAACGGCCAGGGCGTCCGGTTGGACGTAGCCGGTGCGCTGAAGGACCAGGGCACCCAGTACAACGCCAACGGCGGCGCGCTGAACGTCAAGGCCGGCACGTTGCAGGCCGATGCGGCCAGCAACACCCACAGCCGCAGCGAGCAGCAGGTGAATGCCGATGTATCCGCCCGGGTCTACACCAAGACCGGCGAAGACCTGAACGTCACCGCCAATGGCTCGGGGGGCAGCAAATCCTTCACTGAGGACAGCTCCACTGCCGTGGTCGGCACCTTTACTGGCAATCAGGGCCTGAACATCCAGGTCGACGGCGATGCCCGCTTCGAAGGCAGCCGCCTCGACGGTGGCCAGGGCGCGGTGGCCGTCAACACCGGCGGCAAGCTGGCCCTGGAGCAGGCCAGCAACCATGAGCGTCGCGACACCGGCAGCCTCGCTGGCAGCGCTTCGCTGACCGTGGGCACCTTGCCGGTGGGCGACAAGGTCGACCTGGGCGCAGGGTTGCAACTCGACCATGCCGGCGAACACAGTACCGACAGCAAGGCCCAGGTGGCGAGCATCAGCGGCAGCGGCCCGGTGCGGTTGGGCAGCGGTGGCGACCAGACCTTGCAAGGTACGCGCATCGACGTGGCGGGCCCGGTCGAACTCAAGGCCGGTGGCGCTCTCGACCTGCAGGCCGCCAGCGACACCCGGACCGTCAGCGGCAGCCACCTGGGCGGTGGTCTCAACCTCGGCGGCAAGGCAGCCACCGGTGAACAGGGCCGCGACCTGAGCGGCAAGCTGGGCGGTAACTTCAATGTGGGCCAGACCAACGAACGCTCGCAGACCCTGAGCGGCGGCCAGCTGAACAGCCGCGCCAATGTGGACCTGGCCGGCCAGTCGGTGCATCTGCAGGGCACGCAGGTCGCAGCTGCGGGCGTCAACGTCAGCGCAGGCGAGGGTGGCCTGGCGCTGGAGTCGGCGCAGTCCACCCAGAGCCGCAACAACTGGGGCGTCGAGCTGAAGGCCGGCGGCAACCTGAGCCGCAATACCCCGGCCGACGCCGATCAGCAGGCCACTGCGTCCCATGACTTCGACCTCGGCGGCAAGGTGCATGTGGATCATCTGCAGGGCACCACCCAGCAGAACAGCCGGATCGCCGCCGACACGGTGGCGTTGAACAGCACGGGCGCGGCGCAACTGAGCGGCGCGCGTGTCGAAGGCCAGCACATCGGCGGCAAGTTCGACGGCGGGCTCAGCATCCAGGAGCGTCAGGACACCACCACCTCGGTACGTCTCGACCTGGGCGCCGGCCTTGTCGGCAAACCGGGCGAGGCCAAGGAGGGCGAAGCCAAGCCCGCCTTCGGCTACACGCCGTCGTTCAATGCCCAGGGGGAGTTCGTGCGCAAGGCCGGGGTCGGTGAGGCGTCGGGTATTACGGCGCAGCGCGAGCTGGGGCTGCAGGTCAAAAGCGTGGAGCAGGGTGGGAATATGGTCGGGGCCGAGGTGAAGCCGCTCGGATATCAGGTCAAGGCCACCCTCGACCTGCCCAAGCTGCCTGAAGCCGGCCTGCCCAGCGTGTCGCTGGATGACGGCAAGTTGAAGGTCGGGCCGGTGACGGTCGAAGGTCAGCTTGATGGCCTGACCAACAAGGGCTGA
- a CDS encoding ShlB/FhaC/HecB family hemolysin secretion/activation protein: MSYLSAIDCRRVSLCVVLACLSLDNLRAETFVPGQEVLRQQQQQQHDLQQLQLEQRRRQLQRGAFTGPDTSAQVPQAATPDARCWPLAGVRVGGVTLIERATLDARIDPLVAACMGVGQINQLLASITALYLEKGYIASRPYLSSAPAAGQSLDILVDEGYLEAIELADQRLPVSLAGAFPGMLGEPLNLRDLEQGLDQLNRLRSVDLTADIAPGSQPGASRIILRPRSAGQPRVAVGLGLDNLGSASTGRDRRVLSLGLDNPLALNDLLSLSASDTLNQGDRYSRNASLYYAIPYGYWTFSLFASHAEYRSPVKLSTLTLHSRGITDQLSLRGERVLWRDQRHQLSASLQLAHKDVDSEFAKVRLDVQSPTLTVAEAGLNLFWLDRAVWNLDLNYAQGLHWFGADDDADRRVPDLPMAQFHKYRAGLSQWRNGQLLGQAWQWQSQLNLQYSPDPLPAIEQLLGTDDSAVRGYRISSLSGASGAVWRNTLRLPLHPQGPLTITPRLGLDHGWIKADHGASSQRLSGASLGLNLGWKALQLDLDYQRSLTTPRGYQREPEVWLLRAAVQI; the protein is encoded by the coding sequence ATGTCGTACCTGTCTGCTATTGATTGCCGTCGCGTATCGCTGTGCGTCGTATTGGCCTGCCTGTCCCTGGACAACCTGCGTGCCGAGACGTTCGTGCCCGGCCAGGAAGTGTTGCGCCAACAGCAACAGCAACAACATGATCTGCAGCAACTGCAACTGGAACAACGTCGCCGCCAACTGCAGCGCGGTGCGTTCACGGGGCCGGATACTTCTGCGCAGGTCCCCCAGGCCGCGACTCCGGATGCACGCTGCTGGCCGCTGGCCGGGGTGCGTGTGGGTGGCGTCACCCTGATCGAGCGTGCCACCCTCGATGCGCGCATCGACCCGCTGGTGGCGGCGTGCATGGGTGTGGGGCAGATCAACCAGCTGCTGGCGAGTATCACCGCGCTGTACCTGGAAAAGGGCTATATCGCCAGCCGGCCCTACCTGAGCAGCGCCCCGGCAGCCGGGCAGTCGCTGGACATCCTGGTGGACGAGGGCTACCTGGAGGCCATCGAACTGGCCGACCAGCGCCTGCCGGTGTCGCTGGCCGGGGCCTTTCCCGGCATGCTCGGCGAGCCGCTCAACCTGCGTGACTTGGAGCAGGGCCTGGACCAGCTCAACCGCCTGCGCTCGGTCGACTTGACCGCCGATATCGCCCCCGGCAGCCAGCCGGGCGCCTCGCGGATCATTCTGCGCCCGCGCAGCGCCGGCCAGCCACGGGTGGCCGTGGGCCTGGGCCTGGACAACCTCGGCAGCGCCAGCACCGGGCGCGACCGTCGCGTGCTCAGCCTGGGCCTGGACAACCCGCTGGCACTCAACGACCTGCTCAGCCTGTCGGCCAGCGATACCCTCAACCAGGGCGACCGTTACAGCCGCAACGCCAGCCTGTACTACGCGATCCCCTATGGCTACTGGACCTTCAGCCTGTTCGCCAGCCATGCCGAGTATCGCTCGCCGGTCAAGCTCAGCACCCTGACCCTGCATAGCCGCGGCATTACCGATCAGCTCAGCCTGCGCGGCGAGCGCGTGCTGTGGCGCGACCAGCGCCATCAACTGAGCGCCAGCCTGCAACTGGCGCACAAGGATGTCGACAGCGAGTTCGCCAAGGTGCGCCTGGACGTGCAGAGCCCGACGCTGACCGTGGCCGAGGCCGGCCTCAACCTGTTCTGGCTCGACCGCGCGGTGTGGAATCTGGACCTCAACTACGCCCAGGGGCTGCATTGGTTTGGCGCCGACGACGATGCCGATCGGCGGGTGCCCGACCTGCCCATGGCGCAGTTTCACAAGTACCGCGCCGGGCTCAGCCAGTGGCGCAATGGCCAGCTGCTGGGCCAGGCCTGGCAGTGGCAGAGCCAGCTCAACCTGCAGTACAGCCCGGACCCGCTGCCGGCCATCGAGCAGTTGCTCGGCACCGACGACTCGGCCGTGCGCGGCTACCGCATCAGCAGCCTGTCCGGTGCCAGCGGGGCGGTGTGGCGCAACACCCTGCGCCTGCCGCTGCACCCCCAGGGACCGCTGACCATCACCCCACGGCTGGGGCTGGATCACGGCTGGATAAAGGCCGACCACGGCGCCTCCAGCCAGCGCCTGAGCGGCGCGAGTCTGGGCTTGAACCTGGGCTGGAAGGCGCTGCAGCTGGACCTCGACTACCAGCGCAGCCTCACCACTCCCCGTGGTTACCAGCGCGAGCCCGAAGTCTGGCTGTTGCGCGCCGCCGTGCAGATTTGA
- a CDS encoding GNAT family N-acetyltransferase codes for MPRLDWLEHHMAHSATLAQWLHQQFHYEYADVPLSDWQREFAEGQRNGQWRCLVALDGDRLLGSAALASDDLPGRSDLGPWLACVFVTPQARGQGLAERMIEGICDHARSSGVSTLYLHTHDQSAYYAKRGWAPLEPFEAWGQQHWLMSRTL; via the coding sequence ATGCCCCGCCTGGACTGGCTTGAACACCATATGGCCCACAGCGCTACCCTCGCCCAGTGGCTGCACCAACAGTTCCACTACGAGTACGCGGACGTGCCGCTTAGCGACTGGCAACGCGAGTTCGCCGAAGGTCAGCGCAACGGCCAATGGCGATGCCTGGTCGCCCTCGACGGCGACCGCCTGCTGGGCAGCGCCGCCCTGGCCAGCGACGACCTGCCCGGGCGCAGCGATCTTGGTCCGTGGCTGGCCTGCGTGTTCGTCACCCCGCAAGCACGAGGGCAAGGCCTGGCGGAACGAATGATCGAAGGCATCTGCGACCATGCACGCAGCAGCGGGGTCTCCACGCTCTATCTGCACACCCATGACCAGAGCGCCTACTACGCCAAGCGTGGCTGGGCACCGCTGGAGCCATTCGAGGCCTGGGGGCAGCAGCACTGGCTGATGTCACGCACGCTTTGA